One Anaerobacillus alkaliphilus genomic region harbors:
- the pdaA gene encoding delta-lactam-biosynthetic de-N-acetylase, with the protein MKKISYILLLALFFLMFAQQGALAYSNKEYNWSFNPKPNNEPATTEAHYEELLKKYGGFWIGDTSKKELYLTFDNGYENGYTSQILDVLKEKKVPAAFFVTGHYLLDQPDLIKRMVDEGHIVGNHSWHHPSLAQVDDERLKRELEKVKTKYEELTGRNDMVYLRPPRGVFSERSLALSQQHGYVNVFWSLAYKDWEVDNQKGWKYAYDQIMKRIHPGSVMLIHSISSDNAEALDKVIDDLRKQGYEFKSLDDYMLDQQLRNFQ; encoded by the coding sequence ATGAAAAAAATATCATATATCTTACTATTAGCTTTATTTTTCCTCATGTTCGCGCAACAGGGTGCTTTGGCTTATAGTAATAAGGAATATAACTGGAGTTTTAACCCGAAGCCGAACAATGAACCAGCTACAACTGAAGCCCATTACGAAGAACTTCTTAAGAAGTATGGGGGCTTTTGGATCGGAGATACCAGCAAAAAAGAACTATACTTAACGTTTGATAATGGCTACGAAAATGGATATACATCACAAATATTAGATGTGTTAAAAGAGAAAAAGGTTCCAGCGGCTTTTTTCGTTACAGGTCATTATTTGCTGGATCAGCCAGACTTGATTAAGCGTATGGTGGACGAAGGGCATATAGTTGGAAACCATTCATGGCATCATCCCAGTTTAGCTCAGGTTGATGACGAGAGGCTCAAGCGTGAACTTGAGAAGGTAAAAACAAAGTACGAGGAGTTAACAGGAAGAAATGATATGGTATACTTGCGTCCGCCTCGTGGTGTTTTTAGCGAACGTTCATTAGCACTTTCGCAGCAACATGGGTATGTAAATGTATTTTGGTCATTAGCCTATAAAGATTGGGAAGTGGATAATCAAAAAGGCTGGAAGTATGCGTATGACCAAATCATGAAGAGAATTCATCCAGGCTCTGTCATGTTAATTCACTCAATCTCTAGTGATAATGCTGAAGCTTTAGATAAAGTAATTGATGATCTCCGTAAACAAGGATATGAATTTAAAAGCTTAGACGATTATATGCTTGATCAGCAATTAAGAAATTTTCAGTGA
- a CDS encoding OsmC family protein has protein sequence MKFMMKEKGFETEVEYGKLQVCGDEKYGFRPYQLLVSAVAVCSGGVLRQVLDKKRLTFSDITVTTDIVRNEKKANSIEKIHMHFVITGTGLTSEVIEKCLHVTRKNCSMVQSVEGSIEITESFEIIEETV, from the coding sequence ATGAAGTTTATGATGAAAGAAAAAGGGTTTGAAACAGAAGTTGAATACGGAAAGCTTCAAGTTTGTGGAGATGAAAAATATGGGTTTCGTCCATATCAGTTACTAGTTTCAGCAGTTGCTGTATGTAGTGGTGGAGTACTGAGACAAGTGTTAGATAAAAAGAGACTAACATTCTCAGATATTACAGTTACAACGGATATAGTAAGGAATGAAAAGAAAGCCAATAGTATCGAAAAAATTCATATGCATTTTGTCATTACTGGGACAGGTCTAACTAGTGAGGTTATTGAAAAATGTTTACACGTAACCCGGAAGAATTGTTCTATGGTCCAATCTGTAGAAGGTAGTATTGAAATTACCGAGTCATTTGAAATTATTGAAGAAACAGTTTAA
- a CDS encoding DNA-3-methyladenine glycosylase family protein — MMEIQVSGPYNYPRVLERLSYDPLNVIHDNTIRIPLQLFDDLIVVNVSFSGEIASPTCYVELPKDYEEEGIRKVKEVLQLEVPLQQVHNHFLHTDLEPIFNQFSGLPLVCDFDLYFCMMKTIIHQQLNIRFAYTLTERFVKTFGTEKDGVWFYPSAKTVSELKYEDLRELQFSQRKAEYVIDTSRLIVNGELDLAEIRMLQDQEAIDKLVKIRGVGYWTAENILLFGLARKDLFPVKDIGIQNAIKKFYNFEQKPTLEEMLKLSEGWAPYRSYASLYLWESLDNQKARS; from the coding sequence ATGATGGAAATTCAAGTGTCAGGACCTTATAATTATCCACGTGTATTAGAGCGACTAAGCTATGACCCACTTAATGTTATTCATGATAATACAATTAGAATTCCTTTACAATTATTTGATGATCTTATAGTAGTCAATGTTTCATTTTCGGGGGAGATAGCAAGCCCCACTTGCTATGTTGAGCTTCCAAAGGATTATGAAGAAGAAGGGATACGTAAGGTTAAAGAAGTTCTTCAGCTTGAAGTCCCCTTACAACAGGTACATAACCATTTTTTACATACTGACTTAGAGCCAATTTTCAACCAGTTTTCAGGGCTACCACTCGTTTGTGATTTTGATCTCTATTTCTGTATGATGAAAACAATCATTCATCAGCAGTTAAATATTCGTTTTGCTTATACATTAACGGAACGATTTGTAAAAACGTTTGGTACCGAAAAAGATGGTGTCTGGTTTTACCCATCAGCCAAAACGGTAAGTGAATTAAAGTATGAAGACCTTCGGGAGTTGCAATTTAGCCAACGTAAGGCAGAGTATGTGATTGACACGTCAAGGTTAATTGTTAATGGTGAACTAGATTTGGCTGAAATAAGAATGCTACAGGATCAAGAAGCAATAGATAAGCTAGTGAAAATAAGAGGTGTTGGTTACTGGACAGCAGAGAACATTCTTTTATTTGGACTAGCTAGGAAAGACTTATTTCCGGTAAAAGATATTGGCATACAAAATGCTATTAAAAAATTTTACAATTTTGAACAAAAGCCAACACTAGAAGAAATGCTCAAATTAAGTGAGGGCTGGGCACCTTATAGGAGTTATGCATCACTTTATTTATGGGAGAGCTTAGATAATCAGAAAGCACGGAGTTGA
- a CDS encoding YfkD famly protein, whose amino-acid sequence MKKLVILLTMFSFLVAQPLLAFAEGEEKESNGMPNYVLNISKENTYPNPTQDLPQLQPSEMAQELLDTASVPIENPELIRILNESSIKGNKLALTLNASIYLGQWPLAYESNETSVNWEYQKVNTNYHDNRGATTPKRIHYSQEQQKKVTGGLTAQIPNGDDVQKMMMIKAAEKTGLPLALSTVIGHGTKKEQIYNVPVKQVGYLYSYVPAASEKGKVTYGEVYLIIKGGKKRLEVKNVTQQGIGAWIPVQDHVALKFYSANQPR is encoded by the coding sequence ATGAAAAAGTTAGTTATTTTACTTACTATGTTTAGTTTCTTAGTAGCACAGCCACTTCTAGCTTTCGCAGAGGGTGAAGAAAAAGAAAGTAACGGTATGCCAAACTACGTTTTAAATATCTCAAAGGAAAACACGTATCCTAATCCAACTCAAGACTTACCGCAATTACAGCCTAGTGAGATGGCACAAGAGCTATTGGATACGGCATCTGTACCTATTGAAAATCCAGAGTTAATTCGGATTTTGAATGAGTCATCTATTAAAGGAAATAAATTAGCACTAACGTTAAATGCATCAATTTATTTGGGGCAATGGCCATTGGCATATGAATCAAACGAAACGAGTGTTAATTGGGAATACCAGAAGGTTAATACGAATTACCATGATAATCGTGGTGCAACAACACCAAAACGAATTCATTACAGCCAAGAGCAACAAAAGAAGGTTACTGGAGGTTTAACAGCACAAATTCCTAATGGTGATGATGTTCAGAAGATGATGATGATAAAAGCGGCTGAAAAGACAGGCTTACCTTTAGCACTTTCAACAGTTATCGGTCATGGTACGAAGAAAGAACAAATCTATAATGTGCCTGTGAAACAAGTAGGATATTTATACTCGTATGTTCCAGCGGCAAGTGAAAAAGGGAAAGTTACCTACGGTGAAGTATACCTAATCATCAAAGGCGGAAAAAAGCGTCTTGAAGTGAAGAATGTAACTCAACAAGGAATTGGAGCTTGGATCCCAGTTCAAGATCATGTAGCATTAAAATTTTATTCGGCTAACCAGCCTCGTTAA
- the yfkAB gene encoding radical SAM/CxCxxxxC motif protein YfkAB, translating into MKNLKEITPTYDPWEAYMDIEDYGEMRLTNIEFTTTTLCNMRCEHCAVGYTLQSKDPTPLPVELLLRRLEEIPYLRSLSITGGEPMLSMRSVDEYVVPLLKYAHERGVRTQINSNLTLELSRYQKIVPYLDVLHISHNYGSVEDFVDIGFAMMDKKPSYEQRASYFTRMVENAKALTSQGVIVSAETMINKRTLPHIEAIHDQIVEMGCQRHEVHPMYPSDFASALEVASIHELQEGIERLLNHRNQDVWMLFGTLPFYACSDNLRDRSLLERLYSENNVTVRNDPDGRSRLNVNIFDGEIIVTDFGDVPSLGNIQETSLTTAYQNWMNSGIAKSISCHCRDVKCLGPNLLVKDAYYKDLDFTKRKSNLNGKILGV; encoded by the coding sequence TTGAAAAACTTAAAAGAAATTACCCCAACGTATGATCCTTGGGAAGCATATATGGATATTGAAGATTATGGCGAAATGCGGTTAACAAACATCGAGTTTACCACAACAACTTTATGCAATATGCGCTGTGAGCATTGCGCTGTTGGTTATACATTACAGTCAAAAGACCCGACGCCACTACCAGTAGAGTTGTTACTACGACGCTTAGAGGAAATTCCTTATTTACGTTCACTTAGTATTACTGGTGGTGAGCCAATGCTGTCGATGAGATCCGTTGATGAATATGTCGTTCCTCTTTTGAAGTATGCCCATGAAAGAGGCGTTAGAACACAAATCAATTCAAACTTAACGCTAGAGCTAAGTCGCTATCAAAAAATTGTCCCTTACTTAGACGTACTTCATATCTCTCATAATTACGGTAGTGTAGAGGATTTTGTAGACATAGGGTTTGCGATGATGGATAAAAAACCATCCTACGAACAACGAGCCAGTTATTTTACACGAATGGTTGAAAACGCCAAAGCACTTACAAGCCAAGGTGTAATAGTCTCTGCTGAAACAATGATTAATAAACGAACATTGCCACATATCGAAGCAATCCATGATCAGATCGTCGAAATGGGTTGTCAACGCCATGAGGTTCATCCCATGTACCCAAGTGACTTTGCAAGTGCTTTAGAGGTAGCGTCTATTCATGAGCTTCAAGAAGGGATAGAACGACTACTAAATCATCGCAATCAAGATGTATGGATGTTGTTTGGAACCTTGCCATTCTATGCTTGTAGTGATAACCTAAGAGATCGTTCGTTACTAGAGAGGCTATACTCCGAAAACAATGTTACTGTGAGAAATGATCCAGATGGACGTTCAAGGTTAAATGTGAATATCTTTGATGGGGAAATCATTGTCACCGACTTTGGTGATGTACCCTCATTAGGGAATATCCAGGAAACTTCTTTAACCACTGCCTATCAGAACTGGATGAACTCAGGTATCGCCAAAAGTATCTCTTGTCATTGCAGAGATGTAAAGTGCTTAGGTCCAAACCTTCTTGTTAAAGATGCTTATTACAAAGATTTAGATTTCACGAAACGAAAATCAAACCTCAACGGAAAAATCTTGGGTGTATAA
- a CDS encoding histidine phosphatase family protein, whose amino-acid sequence MILYLIRHGQSTANESGVIQGRKEFPLSVAGNKQGMLLGQFFASKSLDYIYTSDLERAHETAKYLSVHQPLDVIPWDKIREIGLGPLEGKTRNEITLQFPEVHETTSILTTGIAGTETVEEITKRCQYVLDQLLTGHKRHRIALVSHGGFISIFLMYLMFGEKWNDTHRPFIIGNTGVTKVEFLENGKPIFHYVNKDSHLLLGDMRSESVLY is encoded by the coding sequence TTGATACTATATTTAATTCGCCATGGGCAATCCACAGCAAATGAAAGTGGTGTTATCCAAGGACGCAAGGAATTTCCTTTATCTGTTGCTGGGAACAAGCAAGGAATGCTTTTAGGACAATTCTTTGCGTCTAAATCTCTTGACTATATTTACACTAGTGACTTAGAGCGAGCACATGAAACAGCAAAGTATCTCAGTGTTCACCAACCATTAGATGTAATTCCTTGGGATAAAATTAGAGAAATAGGCTTAGGTCCTCTAGAAGGGAAAACACGCAACGAGATTACGCTACAGTTTCCTGAAGTACACGAAACTACCTCAATTTTAACGACTGGGATTGCTGGTACAGAAACAGTGGAGGAAATAACAAAACGCTGTCAGTATGTTCTAGATCAATTGTTAACTGGTCACAAACGCCATCGAATTGCTCTCGTTTCTCACGGAGGGTTTATTAGTATTTTTCTTATGTATTTGATGTTTGGTGAAAAGTGGAACGATACTCATCGGCCATTTATTATTGGGAATACTGGTGTAACGAAGGTCGAGTTCTTAGAGAATGGGAAACCTATTTTTCATTATGTAAATAAAGATTCGCATCTTTTACTCGGAGATATGCGAAGTGAGAGTGTTTTATATTAA
- a CDS encoding DUF421 domain-containing protein, giving the protein MDFHWVWKSILIVIVGSLVLRLAGRKSISQITVSQTVIMISIGNLMIQPVSNRNIFVTFLIAFLLVLVLMLMEYVQTKNDKFESFITGKGILVIDNGVILEDNLRKLRLTVDQLEVRLRQESVKQIADVELATIEPSGQIGVLLKEHAQPATKQDIQLLINFLHSRLPGEQISPPTIINSKNQNESLFSEVKTKGKSQRNHGTLH; this is encoded by the coding sequence ATGGACTTTCATTGGGTGTGGAAATCCATATTAATCGTCATTGTCGGATCCCTTGTTCTACGTTTGGCTGGTAGAAAATCCATTTCTCAGATTACCGTATCTCAAACAGTCATAATGATTTCAATAGGTAACCTTATGATTCAGCCGGTAAGTAACAGAAATATATTTGTTACATTCTTAATTGCCTTTCTCCTTGTCCTAGTCCTGATGTTAATGGAATACGTACAAACTAAGAATGATAAGTTTGAAAGTTTCATTACCGGTAAAGGCATACTGGTGATAGATAACGGTGTTATTCTAGAAGATAATCTAAGGAAACTTAGGCTTACGGTTGATCAACTTGAAGTCCGTCTCCGTCAAGAAAGTGTGAAACAGATTGCTGACGTTGAACTGGCAACGATTGAGCCAAGCGGACAAATAGGGGTTTTATTAAAAGAACATGCTCAACCGGCTACAAAGCAAGATATACAACTATTAATTAATTTCTTACATAGCAGACTACCGGGCGAACAAATTTCTCCTCCAACAATTATCAATTCTAAAAATCAAAATGAAAGTTTATTTTCTGAAGTTAAAACGAAAGGGAAAAGTCAAAGAAATCACGGAACCCTTCACTAA
- the rlmD gene encoding 23S rRNA (uracil(1939)-C(5))-methyltransferase RlmD has translation MKKVKNETVLIKKGQEFPLTIKRLGINGEGVGYYKRQVVFVPGALPGEEVVVTVTDVKEKFSEAKIKKIRVKSKDRVKPPCPIYEQCGGCQLQHLDYQAQLREKQDIVRQAFERHTKLVGENLPLKQTIGMEDPWNYRNKSQLQVGKQKEEVIAGLYGMNSHQLIDISECMIQHPSTNKVTQTVKEILQDLNISIYDERKRKGVVRTIVTRVGFKTGDVQLVLITATKELPRKELVIEQITQRLPEVKSILQNINGRKTSLIFGDETVHLHGEEVIQEALGDLQFELSARAFFQLNPIQTVKLYDEVKEAAELTGNEKVVDAYCGVGTIGLWLAPNVKELRGMDVIAESIEDANRNAKRHGFNHAHYVVGKAEDVLPKWLKEGWRPDVFVVDPPRTGCDRKLLEAMIKVKPKRIVYVSCNPSTLAKDVDQLVKAGFVVENLQPVDMFPHTAHVEVVAQLSI, from the coding sequence TTGAAAAAAGTGAAGAATGAGACAGTATTAATTAAAAAAGGACAGGAATTTCCGTTAACAATTAAACGACTAGGCATTAATGGTGAAGGTGTAGGCTATTACAAACGGCAGGTCGTTTTTGTACCGGGTGCCTTGCCAGGAGAAGAAGTAGTAGTAACTGTGACTGATGTCAAAGAGAAATTTTCAGAAGCGAAAATCAAGAAGATCCGTGTGAAATCAAAAGATCGAGTCAAACCACCTTGTCCGATTTATGAACAGTGTGGTGGGTGCCAGCTGCAGCACTTAGATTACCAAGCCCAATTACGAGAGAAACAGGATATTGTGAGACAGGCTTTTGAACGTCATACAAAGCTTGTCGGTGAAAATCTACCATTAAAACAGACAATTGGGATGGAAGATCCGTGGAACTATCGTAATAAAAGTCAGCTTCAAGTAGGAAAGCAAAAAGAGGAAGTAATAGCTGGGCTTTATGGAATGAACTCACATCAACTCATTGATATCTCTGAGTGTATGATCCAGCACCCATCTACAAATAAGGTAACGCAAACAGTAAAGGAAATTCTTCAGGATCTAAATATCTCTATTTACGACGAACGAAAACGGAAAGGTGTCGTTCGAACAATCGTTACGAGAGTTGGTTTTAAAACTGGTGATGTTCAGTTAGTGTTAATTACCGCAACGAAAGAGTTACCTCGAAAAGAATTAGTCATTGAACAGATCACGCAGAGGCTTCCGGAAGTGAAATCAATTTTACAGAACATTAACGGAAGAAAAACCTCGCTGATATTTGGAGATGAGACTGTTCATCTACACGGTGAAGAAGTCATTCAAGAGGCATTGGGTGATTTACAATTTGAGTTATCTGCTCGGGCGTTTTTTCAATTAAATCCGATCCAAACCGTGAAATTATATGATGAAGTAAAAGAGGCAGCAGAGCTAACTGGAAATGAGAAAGTAGTTGATGCCTACTGTGGTGTTGGAACAATTGGACTTTGGCTTGCACCGAATGTAAAAGAGCTTCGAGGAATGGATGTTATTGCAGAGTCAATTGAAGACGCTAATCGAAACGCGAAAAGACATGGCTTTAATCATGCCCATTATGTCGTTGGGAAAGCCGAAGACGTGCTTCCAAAATGGCTAAAAGAAGGCTGGCGCCCCGACGTTTTCGTTGTCGATCCACCGAGAACAGGCTGTGATCGCAAATTATTAGAAGCGATGATTAAAGTTAAACCGAAAAGAATTGTCTATGTTTCCTGTAACCCTTCAACTTTGGCAAAGGACGTAGATCAGCTAGTGAAGGCAGGATTTGTTGTAGAAAATCTCCAGCCTGTTGATATGTTTCCTCATACCGCTCACGTTGAAGTTGTCGCACAGTTGAGTATTTAG
- a CDS encoding YczE/YyaS/YitT family protein, with protein sequence MNIKLKRMVSFLAGLILLSLGISFTILSQLGAGAWDALAVGLSNLTGLTVGTWVILTGVILIFVNAVLLKKKPDFIAMVTVLIIGYFIDFWLLIIFPNFVVDALLMQIIVLLSGVILMGFGISTYLQGKFAVVPIDRLMMAIQFRTKVSLGVAKTIGEVTALVLAFLVGGPVGVGTIVVTLSIGPMIQLFFPHLERFVYGNN encoded by the coding sequence ATGAATATAAAACTTAAACGAATGGTTAGCTTTTTGGCAGGATTAATTCTCCTGTCTCTAGGTATTAGTTTTACAATTCTGTCCCAGTTAGGGGCAGGAGCATGGGATGCTTTAGCTGTAGGGTTATCTAATCTAACGGGGTTAACAGTAGGAACGTGGGTTATTTTAACAGGAGTAATCTTAATATTTGTCAATGCAGTTCTTCTAAAGAAAAAGCCTGACTTTATTGCTATGGTTACTGTATTGATCATCGGATATTTTATAGATTTCTGGCTACTAATTATTTTCCCTAATTTTGTAGTTGATGCACTACTCATGCAAATTATCGTTTTGTTATCTGGAGTCATTCTTATGGGATTTGGAATATCAACCTATCTTCAAGGCAAATTTGCGGTCGTACCAATTGATCGGCTTATGATGGCGATACAATTTCGAACAAAAGTTAGTTTAGGTGTTGCTAAAACAATTGGTGAAGTTACTGCCTTAGTGCTGGCGTTTCTTGTAGGTGGTCCCGTGGGGGTTGGGACAATTGTGGTGACACTATCTATTGGACCGATGATCCAATTGTTTTTTCCCCATTTAGAACGGTTTGTATATGGCAACAATTAA
- a CDS encoding fumarate hydratase, producing MEKFKESMYKLIVETSTNLPNDVRRAILQAKQKENAGTTAALSLGTITKNISMADDKVSPICQDTGMPTFEIKVPVGANQIEMKKAIKEAIAEATKNGKLRPNSVDSLTGANSGNNLGDGTPIIHFEQWEKDEIDARLILKGGGCENKNIQYSLPMEIEGLGRAGRDLDGIRKCILHSVYQAQGQGCSAGFIGVGIGGDRISSYSLAKEQLFRSSEDVNPVEELRQLEDYVMEHANNLGIGTMGFGGEATLLGCKIGALNRLPASFFVSVAYNCWAFRRLGVVLDANTGEIREWLYKDGEEIKFTQDEVAAATEAKSTSREVVLQAPITEEQIRDLKVGDVVILNGALHTGRDAIHHHLMDHDAPIDLNGQVIYHCGPVMLKDEAGEWHVKAAGPTTSIREEPYQGDVMKKFGIRAVIGKGGMGPKTLKALQEHGGVYLNAIGGAAQYYADCIKKVEGVDLLEFGIPEAMWHLQVEGFAAIVTMDSHGNSLHADVDKSSFEKLALLAEKVF from the coding sequence GTGGAGAAATTTAAAGAGAGTATGTACAAACTGATTGTTGAAACATCTACGAATCTTCCAAACGATGTACGCCGTGCAATCCTTCAGGCTAAACAAAAAGAAAATGCTGGAACAACTGCAGCATTATCATTAGGGACGATTACAAAAAATATTAGTATGGCTGATGATAAAGTATCGCCGATTTGTCAGGATACAGGAATGCCAACATTTGAAATTAAAGTTCCAGTTGGTGCAAATCAAATTGAAATGAAAAAAGCGATTAAAGAAGCAATTGCCGAAGCAACAAAAAACGGGAAGCTTCGTCCAAACTCTGTTGATTCTTTAACTGGCGCAAATAGTGGGAACAACTTAGGTGATGGAACTCCAATCATTCACTTTGAGCAATGGGAAAAGGATGAAATTGATGCCCGCCTAATTTTAAAAGGTGGCGGTTGTGAAAATAAAAATATTCAATATAGCTTACCAATGGAAATCGAAGGGCTAGGAAGAGCTGGCCGTGATTTAGATGGAATTAGAAAGTGTATCTTACACTCTGTTTACCAGGCCCAAGGTCAAGGCTGTAGTGCAGGCTTTATTGGTGTAGGTATCGGTGGAGATCGCATCTCAAGTTATTCTTTAGCAAAAGAACAACTTTTCCGTTCATCTGAAGACGTAAATCCAGTCGAAGAATTACGTCAGCTTGAAGACTATGTTATGGAGCATGCAAATAATCTTGGTATTGGTACAATGGGCTTCGGTGGAGAGGCTACACTACTTGGTTGTAAAATTGGTGCCCTAAATCGTCTTCCGGCTAGCTTTTTCGTATCTGTAGCTTACAACTGTTGGGCATTCCGTCGCTTAGGTGTAGTATTAGATGCTAATACTGGTGAAATCAGAGAATGGTTATATAAAGACGGTGAAGAAATTAAATTTACTCAAGATGAAGTGGCTGCAGCTACAGAAGCTAAGTCTACAAGTCGTGAGGTTGTCCTTCAGGCACCTATTACTGAAGAACAAATTCGCGATTTAAAAGTTGGTGACGTAGTTATTCTTAATGGTGCACTTCATACTGGGCGCGACGCTATCCACCACCACTTAATGGACCATGATGCACCAATTGACCTAAATGGACAGGTGATCTATCACTGTGGCCCAGTCATGTTAAAAGACGAAGCTGGTGAGTGGCACGTGAAAGCAGCAGGACCAACGACAAGTATTCGTGAGGAGCCTTACCAAGGTGATGTCATGAAGAAGTTTGGTATCCGTGCAGTTATTGGTAAAGGCGGTATGGGTCCAAAAACATTAAAGGCCTTACAAGAACACGGTGGTGTTTACTTGAATGCGATTGGTGGAGCTGCTCAGTACTATGCTGACTGTATCAAAAAAGTAGAAGGCGTTGACTTATTAGAGTTCGGTATCCCTGAAGCAATGTGGCATTTACAGGTAGAAGGCTTTGCAGCGATCGTTACTATGGATTCGCACGGCAACAGCTTACATGCTGATGTTGATAAATCTTCATTCGAAAAGCTTGCTCTATTAGCTGAGAAAGTATTTTAA
- a CDS encoding GAF domain-containing protein, which yields MSISTDVASLHIMADVFKKKDSKAVFEKTVKSLVDEVSYIDWVGIYLINADGNPQLTVSSDQENDLSWECNGELKFPITNSTQQIGVLVVRSRQAICFDVTDVSTLETIAEAIGQICYAN from the coding sequence TTGTCAATTTCAACTGACGTAGCATCACTACATATTATGGCTGATGTGTTTAAAAAGAAAGATTCAAAAGCTGTATTTGAGAAAACGGTTAAAAGTTTAGTAGATGAAGTGTCTTACATAGATTGGGTAGGAATTTATCTAATAAACGCGGATGGCAATCCACAACTTACAGTTTCCTCAGATCAAGAAAACGATTTAAGCTGGGAGTGTAATGGGGAATTAAAATTTCCAATTACAAATTCAACGCAACAAATTGGAGTATTGGTCGTACGAAGCAGGCAAGCAATCTGTTTTGATGTGACTGATGTTTCCACACTAGAGACAATTGCCGAAGCAATCGGACAAATTTGTTATGCAAATTAA
- a CDS encoding pyridoxamine 5'-phosphate oxidase family protein codes for MTNNNQMQEVINIIDSDHVGVLSTMQGNKPHARYMMFFHDELQLYTATNKTTHKVDEIQDNPNVHVLLGYDHKGDKYIELQGKASIVNDQQLKEKYWNEQLTPWLDGPNDPEYCLLKIDPEHIELVDGNNETTVM; via the coding sequence ATGACAAACAACAATCAAATGCAAGAAGTGATAAATATCATCGATAGTGATCATGTTGGTGTTTTATCAACAATGCAGGGAAATAAACCTCATGCAAGATATATGATGTTCTTTCACGATGAATTACAACTTTATACAGCAACAAATAAGACAACGCATAAAGTTGATGAAATTCAAGACAATCCAAATGTCCATGTTCTTTTAGGATATGACCACAAAGGCGATAAATATATTGAGCTTCAAGGAAAAGCCAGCATTGTGAATGACCAACAATTAAAAGAAAAATATTGGAATGAACAACTAACACCATGGCTAGATGGACCAAATGATCCAGAGTACTGCTTGTTAAAGATTGATCCAGAACACATTGAGTTAGTTGATGGGAACAATGAAACTACCGTAATGTAA
- a CDS encoding SE1561 family protein, protein MGKSVYDQKEQLNFLYGRMELLLTMLDTIEPEEAGVEEIDRIIEMLDEIENKCKKFRNQLIEE, encoded by the coding sequence TTGGGTAAATCAGTTTATGATCAAAAAGAGCAACTTAATTTTTTATATGGAAGAATGGAGCTTCTTCTAACGATGTTAGATACAATTGAGCCTGAAGAAGCTGGGGTTGAAGAAATTGACCGTATTATCGAAATGTTAGATGAAATCGAAAATAAATGTAAAAAGTTTAGAAATCAACTAATAGAAGAATAG